From Methylobacterium radiodurans, a single genomic window includes:
- a CDS encoding zinc metallopeptidase, whose protein sequence is MPVLLALGVALLLGLVFGPQWWVRRVMQQHAAERPDLPGTGGELARHLLDLARLEHVPVEIAPADHYDPVANVVRLSPQNHDGRSITAVAVAAHEVSHALQHAAGDRLLAARVTFAPVVRGFEFAAAVVMTTAPLMVAVVKSPVLLALQVGVGIALLGVRLVFHLLTLPVELDASFRRALPILETGRFLDAGDMRGARTVLRAAALTYVASSLVSLVNIARVRRLLPF, encoded by the coding sequence ATGCCTGTCCTGCTAGCGCTCGGCGTTGCCCTCCTGCTCGGCCTCGTGTTCGGCCCGCAGTGGTGGGTACGCCGGGTCATGCAGCAACACGCCGCCGAGCGGCCGGACTTACCCGGGACCGGAGGCGAGCTCGCCCGCCATCTGCTCGACCTGGCCCGGCTGGAGCACGTTCCCGTCGAGATCGCGCCAGCCGACCACTACGACCCGGTCGCAAACGTCGTGCGCCTGTCGCCGCAGAACCATGACGGTCGCTCGATCACGGCGGTCGCGGTCGCGGCGCACGAGGTCTCCCACGCGCTCCAGCACGCGGCCGGGGACCGGCTTCTCGCGGCGCGGGTAACCTTCGCTCCGGTCGTGCGGGGCTTCGAGTTCGCCGCAGCCGTGGTGATGACGACCGCGCCCCTGATGGTCGCCGTCGTCAAGTCGCCTGTCCTGCTCGCCCTACAGGTGGGTGTCGGCATCGCGCTCCTCGGTGTCCGCCTCGTGTTCCACCTCTTGACGCTGCCCGTCGAGCTCGACGCGAGCTTTCGCCGGGCCCTGCCGATCCTGGAAACGGGTCGCTTTCTCGACGCTGGCGATATGCGCGGCGCCCGCACCGTACTGCGCGCCGCGGCCCTCACCTACGTTGCCTCGTCCCTCGTGTCGCTCGTGAACATCGCCCGCGTTCGGCGCCTCCTCCCATTCTAA
- a CDS encoding DUF6504 family protein: MRRVVSLYLPTWPSDRIRRRDKAAPPRDKPLVTATAANGSRVVASACRAAQALGIRAGMAVAQAQAMVPGITVREAAPDADADALARLAAWCLWCAPLTAPDPPDGIWIEIAGSAHLFGGEAAMLRTLLTRLRDGGCTVRLAVADTPGAAWAVARFAPRETSPLVGPGQMAAAVASLPVRALRLAPETVAGLVELGIERVAQLAALPRGPLSLRVGRAVLQRLDQVLGHAPEPIAWVMPAEAVVVRRAFPEPISAPSTLERVATDLTGDLVALLARRGLGARRLDLTFRRVDGGVHAICVGTASATRDAAHLTRLLCARLAEVDPGFGLDEATLAAGRTEPLAAVQGEGLDTGETAQVDLAVLVDRLAARAGARRVFRVVPVESRVPERSQRRAPPLAPADGRSWPADLARPARLFEPPEPVQATALLPDAPPALFVWRGVRHRVVRADGPERVRGEWWAAEGELASLRDYYRVETEDGARYWIYRDAPMAEGPRWWLQGVFG, from the coding sequence ATGAGGCGGGTCGTCTCGCTCTACCTGCCGACCTGGCCGAGCGATCGTATCCGCAGGCGCGACAAGGCCGCGCCGCCGCGGGATAAGCCGCTCGTCACCGCCACCGCGGCCAACGGGTCGCGGGTCGTCGCCAGCGCCTGCCGGGCCGCGCAGGCGTTGGGCATCCGCGCTGGCATGGCCGTGGCCCAGGCGCAGGCGATGGTGCCGGGCATCACGGTGCGCGAGGCGGCCCCGGACGCCGATGCGGACGCGCTCGCGCGGCTGGCCGCCTGGTGCCTCTGGTGCGCCCCGCTCACTGCCCCCGATCCGCCGGACGGCATCTGGATCGAGATCGCGGGCTCGGCGCACCTGTTCGGCGGCGAGGCAGCGATGCTGCGCACCCTGCTCACCCGCCTGCGTGATGGCGGCTGCACGGTGCGCCTCGCCGTCGCCGACACCCCGGGCGCGGCCTGGGCCGTGGCTCGCTTCGCGCCGCGCGAGACCTCGCCCCTGGTCGGACCGGGCCAGATGGCGGCCGCGGTCGCGAGTCTGCCCGTGCGCGCGCTCCGGCTCGCCCCCGAGACCGTCGCCGGGCTGGTGGAACTCGGCATCGAGCGGGTGGCGCAACTCGCGGCGCTGCCGCGCGGACCGCTGAGCCTGCGCGTCGGTCGCGCCGTGCTGCAGCGGCTCGACCAAGTGCTCGGGCACGCCCCGGAGCCGATCGCCTGGGTGATGCCCGCCGAGGCCGTGGTGGTGCGCCGCGCGTTCCCGGAGCCGATCTCGGCACCCAGTACACTGGAGCGGGTGGCCACGGACCTGACGGGCGATCTGGTCGCACTGCTCGCCCGCCGCGGCCTCGGTGCGCGCCGCCTCGACCTGACCTTTCGACGGGTCGATGGCGGCGTCCACGCGATCTGCGTCGGCACGGCCTCCGCCACGCGCGACGCCGCGCATCTCACCCGGCTGCTCTGCGCCCGCCTCGCGGAGGTCGATCCGGGCTTCGGCCTCGACGAGGCGACCCTGGCTGCCGGCCGGACCGAGCCTCTGGCGGCCGTGCAGGGGGAGGGTCTTGATACTGGCGAGACGGCGCAGGTCGATCTCGCCGTGCTCGTCGATCGCCTCGCGGCGCGGGCCGGGGCGCGCCGGGTGTTCCGGGTGGTACCCGTCGAGAGCCGGGTGCCGGAGCGCAGCCAGCGCCGGGCCCCGCCGCTCGCGCCTGCGGACGGCCGCTCCTGGCCCGCCGACCTCGCGCGGCCGGCCCGCCTGTTCGAGCCGCCCGAGCCGGTGCAGGCGACCGCGCTCCTGCCCGACGCGCCGCCGGCCCTGTTCGTCTGGCGCGGCGTGCGCCACCGCGTCGTGCGCGCCGACGGGCCCGAACGCGTCCGCGGCGAGTGGTGGGCGGCCGAGGGCGAGCTCGCCAGCCTCCGCGACTACTACCGCGTCGAGACCGAGGATGGCGCGCGCTACTGGATCTACCGCGACGCGCCGATGGCGGAGGGACCGCGCTGGTGGCTGCAGGGGGTGTTCGGGTGA
- a CDS encoding MFS transporter — translation MDGSLERATMRKVAWRLVPFICLLYFIAFIDRVNIGFAALTMNKDLGFSSAVFGFGAGIFFFGYFLFEVPSNIILDKVGARLWIARVMITWGIISGAFAFVKGEYSFYALRFLLGAAEAGFFPGIILYLSYWFPTRYRAGVVSLFMAAAPISVVLGSPISSALLQMEGIMGLHGWQWMFLIEAAPAVVLGFVVLVYMTDRPEKAKWLSDEQRAWLVAEMNEEHARKQVSAKHGILAGMADPRVLALALVYFGTSAGLYTLGIWAPQIIKSFGLSNMAVGFLNGVPPTIAIIAMILWARHSDKTGERTWHVVIACLVASVGLMLAGGASSTVAVIAALSLVNVGISAAKPPLWAMPTMFLSGSAAAVGIATINSIGNLGGFVGPWAIGWIKDQTGSFTGGLIFVAGLLVLSAFVTLIVARAGRRPEPTGVVAR, via the coding sequence ATGGACGGCTCGCTCGAGCGGGCGACCATGCGCAAGGTCGCGTGGCGCCTGGTTCCCTTTATCTGCCTTCTCTACTTCATCGCCTTCATCGACCGCGTGAACATCGGCTTCGCGGCCCTGACGATGAACAAGGATCTTGGCTTCTCGTCTGCCGTGTTCGGCTTCGGAGCGGGCATTTTCTTCTTCGGCTACTTCCTGTTCGAGGTGCCGTCGAACATCATCCTCGACAAGGTCGGTGCACGTCTCTGGATCGCCCGGGTAATGATCACCTGGGGCATCATCTCGGGCGCCTTCGCCTTCGTGAAAGGCGAGTACAGCTTCTACGCTTTGCGCTTCCTGCTCGGCGCAGCCGAGGCCGGCTTCTTCCCCGGCATCATTCTCTACCTGAGCTACTGGTTCCCAACCCGCTATCGCGCCGGCGTCGTCTCGCTCTTCATGGCGGCGGCGCCGATCTCGGTGGTGCTCGGCTCACCGATCTCCAGCGCGCTGCTGCAGATGGAAGGGATCATGGGTCTCCACGGCTGGCAGTGGATGTTCCTCATCGAGGCCGCGCCCGCTGTGGTGCTCGGCTTCGTGGTGCTGGTCTACATGACCGATCGCCCGGAGAAGGCGAAGTGGCTCTCCGACGAGCAGCGCGCCTGGCTCGTCGCGGAGATGAACGAGGAGCATGCCCGCAAGCAGGTCTCTGCAAAGCACGGCATCTTGGCTGGAATGGCCGATCCCCGTGTGCTCGCCCTCGCGCTCGTCTATTTCGGCACCTCAGCGGGCCTCTACACGCTCGGCATCTGGGCGCCGCAAATCATCAAGAGCTTTGGCCTGTCAAATATGGCGGTCGGCTTCCTCAACGGTGTGCCGCCGACCATTGCGATCATCGCCATGATCCTGTGGGCCCGCCACTCGGACAAAACGGGTGAGCGCACCTGGCACGTCGTCATCGCCTGCCTCGTCGCCTCCGTCGGCCTGATGCTGGCCGGCGGCGCATCCTCGACCGTCGCGGTGATTGCCGCGCTCAGCCTCGTCAACGTCGGCATCAGCGCGGCCAAGCCCCCGCTCTGGGCCATGCCGACGATGTTCCTGTCGGGCTCCGCCGCGGCGGTGGGCATCGCCACGATCAACTCGATCGGCAATCTCGGTGGTTTTGTTGGGCCCTGGGCGATCGGCTGGATCAAGGATCAGACTGGCAGCTTCACCGGCGGCCTGATCTTCGTCGCAGGCCTGCTGGTCCTATCCGCATTCGTCACTCTCATCGTCGCCCGTGCTGGGCGGCGTCCTGAGCCCACCGGCGTCGTCGCGCGCTGA
- a CDS encoding GntR family transcriptional regulator, with protein sequence MARSRSAAKTADDQEVERRPSLVDDAYAAMKRAIQDSSFAPGYQASEQEIALRLGMSRTPVHEAVIRLQEDGLVRVLPRRGVLICALAPEDMREIYDVIIAIEGRAAELLAALPKAERMSVAAELAGFTETMAKAWTEGDLPTWGQADASFHRTLVEGAENGRMTRILQTINDQSHRARMLTLKLRRELGASVAEHRAIIDAIRQGDPATAQACVHDHRVRARDELLPLLESFGLKHL encoded by the coding sequence ATGGCGCGGTCCCGGTCAGCAGCGAAAACGGCGGACGACCAGGAGGTTGAGCGGCGACCTTCACTCGTGGACGATGCCTACGCGGCGATGAAGCGAGCCATTCAGGACTCGAGCTTCGCACCGGGCTACCAGGCCTCGGAGCAGGAGATCGCCCTGAGGCTCGGGATGAGCCGTACGCCCGTGCATGAGGCGGTAATTCGTCTGCAGGAGGATGGGCTGGTGCGGGTTCTGCCCCGACGCGGGGTCCTGATCTGCGCCCTCGCGCCGGAGGATATGCGCGAGATCTACGACGTCATTATCGCGATCGAGGGACGCGCTGCCGAATTGCTCGCAGCCCTACCCAAGGCAGAACGCATGTCGGTCGCCGCGGAACTCGCTGGCTTCACCGAGACCATGGCCAAGGCTTGGACGGAGGGCGACCTGCCCACCTGGGGACAGGCCGACGCCAGCTTCCACCGGACCCTGGTTGAGGGGGCGGAGAATGGGCGAATGACCCGGATCCTGCAGACCATCAATGACCAGTCACACCGCGCTCGGATGCTGACGCTCAAGCTTCGACGCGAACTCGGTGCCTCAGTCGCCGAGCATCGCGCGATCATCGACGCGATCCGGCAAGGCGATCCGGCGACCGCTCAGGCCTGTGTTCACGATCATCGCGTGCGGGCCCGAGACGAGCTTCTGCCTCTGCTGGAGAGCTTCGGGCTAAAGCACCTCTGA
- a CDS encoding ImuA family protein — MTSSDPRSVLGTLRTRIASLERGSGSAPAQASYLPFGLSAIDSLLPGRGLQLGALHEVAPAQAAISHAAACTLFAAGILARTRGPILWCLAARDLFAPALARVGLHPDRIIYVETYREAELLPLVEEGARFRGLAGVVGEVARTGLTASRRLQLCAEESGVTVLLVRRAPVASDGGGTTASAATSRWSVEAVSASRSAAGFGRGRWRVGLQRCRGAALGAEPASWLVEACDEAGRLALPADLAERSYPQARQGRAAAG, encoded by the coding sequence ATGACGTCCAGCGATCCTCGATCGGTCCTCGGCACGCTCCGCACGCGCATCGCTTCCCTGGAACGGGGATCGGGCAGCGCGCCAGCACAGGCCTCCTACCTGCCCTTCGGCCTCTCCGCGATCGACAGCCTTCTGCCCGGCCGCGGGTTGCAGCTCGGGGCCCTGCACGAGGTCGCGCCCGCCCAGGCGGCCATCAGCCACGCGGCGGCCTGCACCCTGTTCGCCGCCGGCATCCTAGCGCGGACGCGGGGGCCCATCCTCTGGTGCCTGGCCGCGCGCGATCTGTTCGCGCCCGCGCTCGCCCGGGTCGGCCTGCATCCCGACCGGATCATCTACGTCGAGACCTACCGGGAGGCCGAACTCCTGCCGTTGGTGGAGGAAGGCGCGCGCTTCCGCGGACTGGCCGGCGTCGTTGGGGAGGTCGCACGAACGGGTCTGACCGCCTCGCGCCGGCTTCAGCTCTGCGCCGAGGAGAGCGGCGTCACCGTCCTGCTCGTCCGTCGCGCGCCCGTTGCCTCGGATGGTGGGGGTACGACGGCGAGCGCGGCGACGAGCCGCTGGTCGGTCGAGGCGGTGTCGGCATCGCGCAGTGCGGCGGGCTTTGGGCGTGGGCGCTGGCGGGTCGGGCTGCAGCGCTGCCGCGGCGCGGCGCTCGGGGCGGAGCCGGCCTCCTGGCTCGTCGAGGCCTGCGATGAGGCGGGTCGTCTCGCTCTACCTGCCGACCTGGCCGAGCGATCGTATCCGCAGGCGCGACAAGGCCGCGCCGCCGCGGGATAA
- a CDS encoding tartrate dehydrogenase yields the protein MKTYNIAAIPADGIGVEVIAAGIEALDALAAKSGSFNFKFDHFDWGSDYYKRHGVMMPANGREQIKDHDAIFFGAVGAPDVPDHITLWGLRLAICQPFDQYANVRPTRILPGITSPLRHVTGPELDWVIVRENSEGEYAGVGGRVHQGHPNEVATDVAMFTRSGVDRIIRFAFKLAQSRPRKLLTVVTKSNAQRHAMVMWDEIAAEVARDFPDVTWDKMLVDAMTMRMTMKPETLDTIVATNLHADILSDLAAALAGSLGIAPTANLNPERKFPSMFEPIHGSAFDITGKGIANPIATFWTACQMLEHLGEKAAADRLMRAVERVTADPNLHTPDLGGKATTRQVTDAVIAAIQGDNE from the coding sequence ATGAAGACCTACAACATCGCCGCCATCCCCGCCGACGGCATCGGCGTCGAGGTCATCGCGGCCGGCATCGAGGCTCTGGATGCGCTCGCCGCGAAGTCGGGAAGCTTCAATTTCAAGTTCGATCACTTCGACTGGGGCTCGGACTACTACAAGCGCCACGGCGTGATGATGCCGGCCAATGGGCGCGAGCAGATCAAGGACCACGACGCGATCTTCTTCGGCGCGGTCGGCGCGCCGGACGTGCCGGACCACATCACGCTCTGGGGTCTGCGGCTCGCCATCTGCCAGCCCTTCGACCAGTACGCCAACGTGCGTCCGACCCGGATCCTGCCCGGCATCACCAGCCCGCTGCGCCACGTCACCGGACCGGAGCTGGACTGGGTGATCGTGCGCGAGAACTCCGAGGGCGAGTACGCGGGCGTCGGCGGCCGGGTGCACCAGGGCCATCCCAACGAGGTCGCCACCGACGTCGCGATGTTCACCCGCAGCGGTGTCGACCGCATCATCCGCTTCGCCTTCAAGCTGGCGCAGAGCCGGCCCCGCAAGCTCCTCACGGTGGTGACGAAGTCGAACGCGCAGCGCCACGCCATGGTGATGTGGGACGAGATCGCGGCCGAGGTGGCGCGGGACTTTCCCGACGTGACCTGGGACAAGATGCTGGTCGACGCCATGACCATGCGCATGACGATGAAGCCGGAGACGCTCGACACCATCGTGGCGACGAACCTGCATGCCGACATCCTGTCGGATCTTGCCGCCGCGCTCGCCGGCTCCCTCGGCATCGCGCCGACCGCGAACCTCAACCCGGAGCGCAAATTCCCGTCGATGTTCGAGCCGATCCACGGTTCGGCCTTCGACATCACCGGCAAGGGGATCGCGAACCCGATCGCCACCTTCTGGACCGCCTGCCAGATGCTGGAGCATCTCGGCGAGAAGGCCGCCGCCGACCGCCTGATGCGCGCGGTCGAGCGCGTCACCGCCGACCCGAACCTGCATACGCCCGATCTCGGCGGCAAGGCGACGACGCGCCAGGTCACGGACGCGGTGATCGCCGCGATCCAGGGCGACAACGAGTAA
- a CDS encoding glycerate kinase type-2 family protein gives MTEPGDFLRRLFAAAVAAANPAVSLARHLPGPPRGRTIVIGAGKAAAAMARAVETAWQGELSGLVVTRYGHGTPTSCIEVVEAAHPVPDAAGEAAARRILDLVAGLTPDDLVLCLISGGGSSLLSLPAPGLTLVDKQAVNRALLKSGAAIGEMNCVRRHLSAIKGGRLAAACHPAKVVTLLISDIPGDDPLDITSGPTIGDPTTCSDALAILAYRRIAVPPAVREHLESGAGETVKPGDPRLGTPDLRMIATPLMALQAAAALAQREGVPAYILGDAIEGEAREVGRVMAGIAKSVSAHGLPFAAPCVLLAGGETTVTVRGQGRGGRNVEFLLALGAALAGHPGVHALAGDTDGVDGIEAIAGAVLAPDTPLRAAARGLSFADALDRNDGHGYFEALGDAVITGPTLTNVNDFRAVLVV, from the coding sequence GTGACCGAGCCCGGCGATTTCCTGCGGCGGCTGTTCGCAGCCGCCGTGGCGGCGGCCAATCCCGCCGTCAGCCTCGCTCGGCATCTGCCGGGCCCGCCCCGCGGACGTACGATCGTCATCGGGGCTGGCAAGGCGGCCGCTGCGATGGCCCGCGCCGTCGAGACGGCCTGGCAGGGCGAGCTCTCCGGGCTCGTGGTCACACGCTACGGGCACGGCACGCCGACCTCATGCATCGAGGTTGTCGAGGCAGCCCATCCCGTGCCGGATGCTGCCGGTGAGGCAGCGGCACGGCGTATCCTCGATCTGGTCGCCGGGCTCACGCCCGACGACCTTGTTCTCTGCCTGATATCCGGCGGGGGATCGTCCCTGCTCTCCCTGCCGGCGCCAGGACTGACTCTGGTCGACAAGCAGGCGGTGAACCGCGCCCTGCTGAAGTCGGGCGCCGCCATCGGCGAGATGAATTGCGTCCGACGGCACCTCTCGGCCATCAAGGGTGGGCGGCTTGCAGCCGCGTGTCACCCGGCCAAGGTCGTGACGCTGCTGATCTCGGATATCCCCGGCGACGATCCACTCGACATCACGTCGGGACCCACGATCGGTGATCCCACGACCTGCTCCGATGCCTTGGCGATCCTCGCCTATCGCCGCATCGCCGTGCCCCCGGCGGTCCGGGAGCACCTGGAGAGCGGGGCTGGCGAGACGGTGAAGCCGGGTGATCCGCGGCTGGGCACGCCGGATCTACGCATGATCGCAACCCCGCTGATGGCACTGCAGGCTGCCGCTGCTTTGGCACAGCGTGAGGGTGTGCCGGCCTACATCCTAGGCGATGCGATCGAAGGGGAGGCTCGCGAGGTCGGCCGGGTCATGGCCGGGATCGCCAAGAGCGTCTCCGCTCATGGGCTGCCGTTTGCCGCACCCTGTGTCCTGCTCGCCGGGGGCGAGACCACTGTCACCGTGCGCGGTCAGGGCCGCGGCGGCCGCAACGTCGAGTTCCTCTTAGCGCTCGGCGCCGCGCTGGCAGGCCATCCCGGCGTTCACGCCCTGGCCGGCGACACGGACGGGGTGGACGGTATCGAGGCGATCGCGGGCGCTGTCCTCGCGCCCGACACGCCACTCCGCGCTGCGGCGAGAGGTCTATCCTTCGCCGACGCTCTGGATCGGAACGATGGTCACGGTTACTTCGAGGCACTCGGCGACGCAGTCATCACCGGACCGACCCTGACCAACGTGAACGACTTCCGGGCGGTCCTGGTGGTCTGA
- a CDS encoding ADP-ribosylglycohydrolase family protein, with protein sequence MRRARRGSTIGAGSTDSFEAALIEAVNLADDADTVGAVTGQLAGALYGHSAIPDRRLRPLTWHERIGALADGLSCVREGATPAQPR encoded by the coding sequence GTGAGGAGGGCACGGCGTGGATCGACGATCGGGGCCGGGTCGACGGACAGCTTCGAGGCAGCGCTCATCGAGGCCGTCAACCTCGCCGACGATGCGGATACGGTCGGCGCGGTGACCGGCCAGCTCGCAGGCGCCCTGTATGGGCACTCCGCCATCCCGGATCGCCGGCTCCGCCCATTGACCTGGCACGAGAGGATCGGCGCTTTGGCCGACGGTCTCTCCTGCGTGCGCGAAGGCGCCACTCCGGCCCAACCTAGATAG
- a CDS encoding GGDEF domain-containing protein yields the protein MSNKRRDELADISAAMASHDFKAEIETLIKGSIRKMRPTAATMKLYRRVSWHGRAATARAWLKVITLINVLVIGIDYMMAASMLAPAIALRGLAIPLVYLAVVKAWTTERPAWIEGLSIILFSLSMMMLACMLGLVAGGPIHERYATACFMVISTSIAVIPLGRRWIILSGLCNCLAYAGVQWLNPSVSGFDVGLMTAFFAAVTSALILARLTANRVHLRAEMLRLHDLFQMRQLRAANRQLQELAITDALTGILNRRAIMERFQASFDDPARACRLAVALVDIDHFKRLNDTRGHQEGDRCLRAVATSLAASATAWRGEVGRYGGEEFLLLLPDADIDRARVACEQMRQTVQTMNLPSSLAGDAGPVTVSIGVAAISTGPHSPTMMSELLRAADEALYAAKRGGRNRVQLSGGRDELQGVAGANLSPRALHRVA from the coding sequence ATGAGCAACAAGAGACGCGACGAACTTGCGGACATTTCCGCTGCAATGGCGTCTCACGACTTCAAGGCGGAAATCGAGACTCTCATCAAGGGCTCCATCCGCAAGATGCGCCCGACGGCAGCCACTATGAAACTCTATAGACGAGTATCCTGGCACGGTCGGGCAGCGACCGCACGCGCGTGGCTGAAAGTCATCACGCTAATCAATGTGCTGGTGATCGGAATCGATTACATGATGGCCGCCTCGATGCTGGCGCCCGCAATTGCCCTGAGAGGTCTCGCGATCCCGTTGGTCTATCTCGCAGTCGTCAAAGCTTGGACGACCGAGCGTCCCGCCTGGATCGAAGGCCTCTCGATCATCCTGTTCTCGCTCAGCATGATGATGCTGGCCTGCATGCTCGGGCTGGTCGCGGGCGGACCGATCCACGAGCGCTACGCGACGGCCTGCTTCATGGTGATCTCGACAAGCATTGCCGTCATACCGCTCGGTCGGCGCTGGATCATCCTGTCCGGTCTCTGCAACTGCCTCGCCTATGCCGGGGTGCAGTGGCTCAACCCGAGCGTATCCGGCTTCGACGTGGGATTGATGACAGCGTTCTTCGCCGCCGTCACGTCCGCGCTGATCCTGGCCCGCCTGACAGCCAACCGGGTGCACCTGCGCGCAGAGATGCTGCGCCTGCACGATCTCTTTCAGATGCGACAGCTGCGCGCGGCGAACCGGCAGCTTCAGGAACTCGCGATCACGGATGCCCTGACCGGCATCCTTAACCGGCGCGCGATTATGGAGCGATTCCAAGCCTCATTCGACGACCCGGCCAGGGCCTGCCGCCTTGCTGTCGCACTCGTCGACATCGATCACTTCAAACGTCTGAACGATACCCGCGGCCACCAGGAAGGCGATCGGTGCCTGCGCGCCGTCGCCACCTCGCTGGCAGCGTCGGCGACCGCCTGGAGGGGTGAGGTCGGGCGATACGGCGGCGAGGAATTCCTACTCTTGCTGCCGGACGCCGACATCGATCGGGCCCGGGTCGCCTGCGAGCAGATGCGCCAAACCGTACAGACCATGAACCTGCCGAGCTCCCTCGCGGGCGATGCCGGGCCGGTGACCGTCAGCATCGGCGTGGCGGCCATATCCACCGGACCTCATTCACCGACCATGATGAGCGAGCTCCTCCGTGCGGCGGACGAAGCTCTGTACGCGGCCAAACGCGGCGGCCGGAACCGCGTGCAACTCAGTGGAGGGCGGGACGAGCTGCAGGGCGTCGCGGGGGCAAACCTTTCGCCCAGAGCATTGCACAGGGTGGCTTGA
- the pyk gene encoding pyruvate kinase codes for MRRHRYAKIVATVGPATNTPEMLKALFLAGVDTFRLNFSHGVQADHAKVHASIRALEKEVGRPIGILQDLQGPKIRVGTVRDGRLDLTSGERVRFVLEGSEGGKDAIPLHHPEIFAAVVPGQDLLIDDGRVRVRVVGVEAAVIEAEVITAGVISNRKGVNLPGTLLDLSPLTEKDRADLAFGLELGVDWVALSFVQKPSDVIEARGLIGDKAGIMTKVEKPQALDRIEDIIRLSDAVMVARGDLGVEIPHEDVPARQKELIRACRLAVKPVIVATQMLDSMVNAPAPTRAEASDVATAIYDGADAVMLSAESATGRYPVEAVSMMDRIIRSVEGHKLYHSIIAALEPGEEETPPHAVATATATLAEAIHATAIVAYTESGTTAARVARKRPAVPILALTPNVDTSRRLSLLWGAHSVRTDDVDSYEEMTAKACHHAQEEGFAKPNDIVVTAAGIPFHTTGNTNNIRLIQI; via the coding sequence ATGCGCCGTCACCGCTACGCCAAGATCGTCGCCACCGTCGGGCCGGCGACCAACACACCGGAGATGCTCAAGGCCCTGTTCCTGGCCGGCGTCGACACCTTCCGCCTGAACTTCAGCCACGGCGTCCAGGCGGACCACGCCAAGGTCCACGCTTCGATCCGCGCCTTGGAGAAAGAGGTCGGCCGGCCCATCGGCATCCTGCAGGATCTACAAGGCCCCAAGATCCGGGTCGGCACCGTGCGGGACGGGCGGCTCGATCTCACCTCCGGCGAGCGCGTGCGCTTCGTCCTCGAAGGCTCGGAAGGTGGCAAGGACGCGATCCCGCTGCATCACCCGGAGATCTTCGCGGCCGTGGTGCCCGGCCAGGACCTCCTGATCGATGACGGTCGCGTGCGGGTGAGAGTCGTCGGCGTCGAGGCCGCCGTGATCGAGGCCGAGGTGATCACCGCCGGTGTGATCTCGAACCGCAAGGGCGTGAACCTCCCCGGTACCCTGCTCGACCTCTCGCCGCTGACCGAGAAGGATCGCGCCGATCTCGCCTTCGGGCTCGAGCTCGGCGTCGACTGGGTGGCGCTGTCCTTCGTGCAGAAGCCGTCCGACGTGATCGAGGCGCGCGGCCTGATCGGGGACAAGGCCGGCATCATGACCAAGGTCGAGAAGCCGCAAGCGCTCGATCGGATCGAGGACATCATCCGCCTCTCGGATGCCGTGATGGTGGCCCGCGGCGATCTCGGCGTCGAGATCCCGCACGAGGATGTGCCCGCCCGTCAGAAGGAACTGATCCGCGCTTGCCGGCTCGCCGTGAAGCCGGTGATCGTCGCGACCCAGATGCTGGACTCGATGGTCAATGCGCCAGCACCGACCCGAGCGGAGGCCTCGGACGTGGCGACCGCGATCTACGACGGGGCCGATGCCGTCATGCTCTCGGCCGAGTCCGCGACGGGCCGCTATCCCGTCGAGGCCGTATCGATGATGGACCGCATCATCCGCAGCGTTGAGGGGCACAAGCTCTACCACTCGATCATCGCTGCGCTGGAGCCGGGCGAGGAGGAGACGCCGCCCCATGCGGTGGCCACCGCCACCGCGACTCTCGCCGAGGCGATCCATGCGACCGCGATCGTCGCCTACACGGAAAGCGGTACGACAGCCGCACGGGTGGCCCGCAAGCGTCCGGCCGTGCCGATCCTGGCGCTCACCCCCAACGTCGACACCTCTCGCCGTCTGAGCCTGCTCTGGGGCGCCCACAGCGTCCGCACGGACGACGTCGACTCCTACGAGGAGATGACCGCCAAGGCCTGCCACCACGCGCAGGAGGAGGGCTTTGCCAAGCCCAACGACATCGTCGTCACTGCCGCGGGCATCCCGTTCCACACCACCGGCAACACCAACAACATCCGTCTGATCCAGATCTGA